The DNA sequence AGTATAATCAGGTCTTCTGTTTTGATAAGTAAGGTAATAAGCATGCTCCCAGACATCTAAGCCCAAGATAGCGATTTCGCCTTCCATAATCGGATTGTCTTGATTTGGCGTACTTGTTACATCAACCTGTTTTTCATTATTAACGACTAGCCAAGCCCAACCGGAACCGAATCTCCCTGTTGCAGCCTTCGTGAATTCTTCTTTGAACTTGTCAAAACTACCAAAACGATTGTCAATTGCCGCTGCTAACTTGCCAGTTGGTAAATTGTTTTCCGAAGGAGCAGTAAGGACTTCCCAGAATAACGAGTGGTTTAAATGGCCGCCTCCATTATTTCTAACAGCAGTTCGAATTGACTCAGGTAAAGCGTCCACATTTGTCAGGAGTTCCTGTAACGTTTGTCCACTTAACTCTTCATGCCCTTCAAGTGCAGCATTTAGATTATTGATATACGCTTGATGATGCTTTCCATAATGGATTTCCATTGTTTGTTGATCAATAACTGGTTCTAACGCGTCGAAACCATAATTTAGTGCCGGTAATGTAAATGTACTCATTTTTATTCCCCCTAGTTTTATTATGAACCCCTTACACTTTATAAACCTTTTGGTATAAGAAGTATCTATACTGATAATAGAACTAGTAATTAACTAAAGTCAATTGGATTGTCTTTACCTTACTCATTTACTTAATTCTATACATGCTTAATCATCTACTCTGAAGGAATGCAAAAAAGGCCACTATTATAATAGATGGCCTTTCTATCCTATTTTTTATACGGATGCGCTATCTTTACTTTGTGAAGACTCATTAAAATTTATAAGAAAATGACAATGGTTTTCTCCATCAGCTTTACAACTTGTTCTTCTTATACTATTCGTCTTCAGTACTTCTTTAAACATATTCGTCTCACAATTACATGCTTGCTTAAACTTTTTAGATACCTCAAAAATAGGACAATTATGTTCAATTAATTCAAATATATTATGATCTATTTTAATTACATCGGCCATATAGCCTTTTTCAATTTGAATATTTTTTAGTGTCTCAACCATTTCATCGTTTGATACTATATTTTTCATATAGGGAGAGTAATTATCAGCTAATCGCTTACTTCTCTTTTCAAATAGACGATCAATTATTTCGTCCCCTTGAATCTCCTGAAGGTCATTAAGAAAATCAACAGTAAGATTATCATAACTTTTAGGGAAAAGTACATCCGCTTGCGGTGTTAATGAAAAAACTTGAATCGGTCGACCTAGGGGTTGCTTTACTTCAGAGATATGAATAAAAGAGTCTCTATCGAGGATATTCAGGTGTTTTCTGACAGCCATTTCTGTGATAGTTAATGCTTGGGCCATTTGATTGACAGTCATTTTAGTTTCTTTTTTCAATAAATTAAGTAATTTTTCTTTTGTTGTTAAACGTGAATCCATCACTTTTTCACCTCCGGAGTCAAGTATCTTATGATAGCATGAATATTTCACAACTTATAGTACATCGATTTCCCGCCGTAAAAAGGAGATTGTGTAGAAAAAGATAAAAAACCTCAGATGACAAGGAGTAATCC is a window from the Sporosarcina sp. ANT_H38 genome containing:
- a CDS encoding superoxide dismutase: MSTFTLPALNYGFDALEPVIDQQTMEIHYGKHHQAYINNLNAALEGHEELSGQTLQELLTNVDALPESIRTAVRNNGGGHLNHSLFWEVLTAPSENNLPTGKLAAAIDNRFGSFDKFKEEFTKAATGRFGSGWAWLVVNNEKQVDVTSTPNQDNPIMEGEIAILGLDVWEHAYYLTYQNRRPDYTSNFFKIINWDAVSTKYEQALNS
- a CDS encoding metalloregulator ArsR/SmtB family transcription factor produces the protein MDSRLTTKEKLLNLLKKETKMTVNQMAQALTITEMAVRKHLNILDRDSFIHISEVKQPLGRPIQVFSLTPQADVLFPKSYDNLTVDFLNDLQEIQGDEIIDRLFEKRSKRLADNYSPYMKNIVSNDEMVETLKNIQIEKGYMADVIKIDHNIFELIEHNCPIFEVSKKFKQACNCETNMFKEVLKTNSIRRTSCKADGENHCHFLINFNESSQSKDSASV